A stretch of Microbacterium sp. 4R-513 DNA encodes these proteins:
- the mqo gene encoding malate dehydrogenase (quinone): MSATLGTLLSELQPDWKIVVYERLSDVGLESSNAWNNAGTGHAALCELNYMPEGPDGQLDPAKAISINEQFQQSRQFWASLVEKGVLDEPKTFINSAPHMTFVRGEKDVAYLRKRYEVLKKEPLFEGIEYSEDSRVINKWAPLLMQKRRKGEPFAATRVPAGTDVDFGALTHQLFDGLKERGVQVVTNREVRRLKKLSDGTWTVKWRDTIGRTPGYTNARFVFVGAGGWALKLLQRSGIPEISGYGVFPIGGQWLKTTNPALVSQHKAKVYSQASVGAPPMSVPHLDTRVVDGEASLLFGPFATFSPKFLKNGKVTDIVAQVRPGNIAPMLKVAWDNPSLIRYLVGELLKNHAKKVDSLREFMPSAKDEDWELLQAGQRAQVMKKDPKKGGVLQFGTEVVTSQDGTIAGLLGASPGASTAVSIMLGLLKSCFPDRIADWEPTLKELIPSYGETLNPRPEAAEETLTETAEALALTA, translated from the coding sequence ATGAGCGCCACCCTGGGTACCCTCCTCTCCGAACTGCAGCCCGACTGGAAGATCGTCGTCTACGAACGACTGAGCGACGTCGGGCTGGAGAGCTCCAACGCGTGGAACAACGCCGGGACGGGCCATGCCGCGCTGTGCGAGCTGAACTACATGCCCGAGGGTCCCGACGGCCAGCTCGACCCCGCGAAGGCGATCTCGATCAACGAGCAGTTCCAGCAGAGTCGGCAGTTCTGGGCCTCGCTCGTGGAGAAGGGCGTGCTCGACGAGCCCAAGACCTTCATCAACTCGGCGCCGCACATGACGTTCGTCCGTGGCGAGAAGGACGTGGCCTACCTCCGCAAGCGCTACGAGGTGCTCAAGAAGGAGCCTCTTTTCGAGGGCATCGAGTACAGCGAGGACTCGCGGGTCATCAACAAGTGGGCGCCGCTGCTCATGCAGAAGCGCCGCAAGGGCGAGCCCTTCGCGGCGACGCGCGTGCCCGCGGGCACCGACGTCGACTTCGGCGCGCTGACGCACCAGCTGTTCGACGGCCTCAAGGAGCGTGGCGTCCAGGTCGTGACCAACCGCGAGGTGCGCAGGCTCAAGAAGCTGTCGGACGGCACGTGGACGGTCAAGTGGCGCGACACGATCGGCCGCACGCCGGGGTATACGAACGCGCGGTTCGTGTTCGTCGGTGCCGGCGGCTGGGCGCTCAAGCTCCTCCAGCGCTCCGGAATCCCCGAGATCTCGGGCTACGGCGTCTTCCCCATCGGGGGGCAGTGGCTCAAGACGACCAACCCGGCCCTCGTGTCTCAGCACAAGGCCAAGGTGTACTCGCAGGCGTCGGTCGGGGCGCCCCCGATGTCGGTTCCGCACCTCGACACGCGCGTGGTCGACGGTGAGGCTTCGCTGCTGTTCGGCCCGTTCGCGACCTTCAGCCCCAAGTTCCTGAAGAACGGCAAGGTGACCGACATCGTGGCGCAGGTCCGCCCGGGCAACATCGCGCCGATGCTGAAGGTCGCATGGGACAACCCCAGCCTCATCCGCTATCTCGTCGGAGAGCTGCTCAAGAACCATGCCAAGAAGGTGGACAGCCTGCGCGAGTTCATGCCGAGCGCCAAGGACGAGGACTGGGAGCTGCTGCAGGCCGGGCAGCGGGCCCAGGTCATGAAGAAGGATCCCAAGAAGGGCGGCGTGCTCCAGTTCGGCACCGAGGTCGTGACGTCGCAGGACGGCACCATCGCGGGACTGCTCGGTGCATCGCCCGGGGCCTCGACCGCCGTCTCGATCATGCTGGGGCTGCTGAAGTCGTGCTTCCCCGACCGCATCGCGGACTGGGAGCCGACGCTCAAGGAGCTCATCCCGAGCTACGGCGAGACGCTCAACCCTCGCCCGGAGGCCGCTGAAGAGACCCTGACCGAGACCGCCGAGGCCCTCGCACTCACCGCCTGA
- a CDS encoding DUF2207 domain-containing protein, producing MGFGTLVRATSAVVLVVGLAAAPAAVPPVAASVDAAVSGGVDDFRYDSLDGDYWLVRSVDGESQLYTTETIVARFPDFDQNKGIVRRLPLTESGIDLGTAVVNVTGAGGEPIPWWTEQDDENVYVLTGDDSYVHGAQTYVISYTMHDVVLRYADTGADEFYWDVLSTDHAQPFGSVTGRVHVAGDAADGLMAGRTFCYRGPEGSTQQCKLAGPEPDAAWPDDVAAWALSKSGRDAEASAVVFTTKEGGLRPEQGVTVAIGFAQRTFAAPTPPPPPPYPWWEWILPGLGLLAGFGGLAFLLVMKAVLRRNPDRDPVIVQYTPPVDESPTLSAGVLGVPARALAAHVVDLAVRDKVEITAKGDRADPDDFSVVLRDESGLEHDDRRIVTTLFGKDAEPGDRVDLGQFASDPPVRAVTYVRRIDDATVDRGYRSKTPGWIGAVRGFVQFGGLVVAIALLFFVDAVPSVLSDLGALGGWIYTLSIVSAIGAFVVLPFIGLPKTTLTLAGGKHRTYLEGIRQYLQLAEEDRLRAAQSPRSADLVSSGRRSYLDAPNRLGADVVNLYERLLPYAVLFGMERQWMDVIRASTPAVVDTTSRLALFDSLSSQSLRDASSSIGRLAVTPASSGTSSSSSSSSFSSSWSSSGGSSGGGFSGGGGGGGGFGGR from the coding sequence ATGGGGTTCGGCACGCTCGTGCGGGCGACCTCGGCGGTGGTGCTCGTGGTCGGTCTCGCGGCCGCGCCTGCCGCCGTCCCGCCGGTCGCGGCATCCGTCGACGCAGCGGTGTCCGGAGGCGTCGACGACTTCCGCTACGACTCCCTGGACGGCGACTACTGGCTCGTGCGATCGGTCGACGGCGAGTCCCAGCTCTACACGACCGAGACGATCGTCGCGCGGTTCCCCGACTTCGACCAGAACAAGGGCATCGTGCGGCGGCTGCCGCTGACGGAGTCGGGCATCGACCTCGGCACCGCGGTCGTGAATGTGACGGGAGCCGGTGGCGAGCCGATCCCGTGGTGGACGGAGCAGGACGACGAGAACGTCTACGTCCTGACGGGCGACGACTCGTACGTGCACGGGGCGCAGACCTACGTCATCTCGTACACGATGCACGACGTCGTGCTCCGGTATGCCGATACGGGTGCTGACGAGTTCTACTGGGATGTCCTGAGCACCGACCACGCGCAGCCGTTCGGCTCCGTGACCGGGCGCGTGCACGTCGCCGGCGACGCGGCCGACGGCCTCATGGCCGGGCGAACCTTCTGCTACCGGGGACCGGAGGGCTCGACGCAGCAGTGCAAGCTGGCGGGGCCCGAGCCCGACGCGGCCTGGCCCGACGACGTGGCCGCGTGGGCGCTCTCGAAGAGCGGGAGGGATGCCGAGGCATCCGCTGTCGTCTTCACGACGAAGGAGGGCGGCCTGCGCCCCGAGCAGGGCGTCACGGTCGCGATCGGCTTCGCGCAGCGCACCTTCGCCGCGCCGACCCCGCCGCCCCCGCCGCCGTATCCGTGGTGGGAGTGGATCCTTCCTGGCCTCGGGCTCCTGGCGGGCTTCGGGGGTCTCGCCTTCCTCCTTGTCATGAAGGCCGTGCTGCGGCGCAATCCCGACCGCGATCCGGTCATCGTGCAGTACACGCCCCCCGTCGACGAGTCGCCGACCCTCTCGGCCGGAGTTCTCGGCGTGCCGGCGCGCGCACTCGCTGCGCACGTCGTCGACCTCGCGGTGCGGGACAAGGTCGAGATCACGGCGAAGGGCGACCGCGCCGACCCCGATGACTTCAGCGTCGTCCTGCGCGATGAGTCGGGGCTCGAGCACGACGATCGACGCATCGTGACGACGCTGTTCGGGAAGGATGCCGAGCCCGGCGACCGCGTCGATCTCGGCCAGTTCGCGAGCGATCCGCCCGTGCGCGCCGTCACCTACGTCCGGCGCATCGACGACGCGACCGTCGACCGCGGCTACCGCAGCAAGACGCCCGGCTGGATCGGCGCCGTCCGGGGTTTCGTCCAGTTCGGCGGCCTCGTCGTCGCGATCGCCCTGCTGTTCTTCGTCGACGCGGTGCCGTCGGTCCTCTCGGACCTCGGGGCGCTGGGCGGCTGGATCTACACGCTGTCGATCGTGAGCGCCATCGGCGCATTCGTCGTGCTCCCCTTCATCGGACTGCCGAAGACGACGCTGACGCTCGCGGGCGGAAAGCACAGGACCTATCTGGAAGGCATTCGCCAGTATCTGCAGCTCGCGGAGGAGGACCGGCTGCGTGCGGCGCAGTCGCCGCGGTCCGCAGACCTCGTCTCATCCGGCCGGCGCTCCTATCTCGACGCGCCGAACCGACTCGGGGCCGACGTGGTGAACCTGTACGAGCGGCTCCTGCCGTACGCCGTGCTGTTCGGCATGGAGCGCCAGTGGATGGACGTCATCCGCGCTTCGACGCCCGCGGTGGTCGACACGACCTCCCGCCTCGCCCTCTTCGACTCGCTCTCGTCGCAGTCCCTGCGCGACGCATCGTCCTCGATCGGCCGTCTGGCCGTCACCCCCGCCTCCAGCGGCACCTCATCGAGCTCGTCCAGCTCGTCGTTCTCGAGCAGCTGGTCGTCGTCGGGGGGATCCAGCGGAGGGGGCTTCTCCGGCGGCGGCGGTGGGGGCGGCGGCTTCGGCGGTCGGTGA